tacatgtatttatttattgtccccCTGCTGATCTCTCATCTCTGTTTAAAGTGACACGTTCAGCTCTGCTGCCTTACTAAGTGTTTGCAGCGTCTGTAGGGCTCAGCTCTCTATCTTACTGGCTACATGGTTCATTTCAGTTGTAACAGTAGCTGGTAAAGGCACGTCATCATGACACGAGAAGAGATTTTGTACGACTGAGCAGAGCAGCCTCTTGCGCTCCACAGCAGGAAATCAAGTTCAAACCAAAACAATGAGAAAACAATTCAGACGTTGTATTGTTTGAATGACCTcaataatttatgtatttatttattttgtgatgttGTACATCAGTGAATAACACCTTTGTCTCTTTTTGGATTTAATTACAAGAATAGTTTGCATAAAATTGTAATAATGATTAGCATTCATCTATTAAAGCTGTTAAACCAACTTCATACACACATATCCCCCTCTGCCACAATACTCCCTGGACATTGTTTTGCAAAGCGGGCATGTGCACTAACACTCACTTTTATCATTTGCTTTTCCAGAGGATTGGACAACAAATGCTCCGTGTACCCATTGACCTTCGacaagaatgagaacatggcAGCCAAGAAGAAGTCTGTGGCCATGCACACCAACTACCTGTCCGCCTGCAGCTTCACCAACTCTGACATGCAGGTAGAAGCTCAAGACGCATTGAGCAGGGCTGACACAAACCAGGATTACATTATGTGGCTGAAGGAGGAATTGCACAATTTATAACTTATACAGTTCTGTGCGAGTTTAGTAGCATTGAATTGAGAAATGACTGGGGGAAAAAATCATTATCGGAACAGTAAGCCAGGTGTGACCTTGAGGACAAATTAATCTCAAATGATACACTTTCACCTTGCAGCATTAACTTCATATCTATTTTTCATGTGTTTAGACTCCTGTGCAAAGATGTAGGCTACTGTACTCCATTCATATACCCAGATTTATTTTATGGCCGCCAGGCATCAATACAGTGAATGCAAAATGTGCTGGAGAAAGGTATTTTGTGCTCTTTAATAATTCACACTGATCAATGCTGCTCCTTTCAGCTGGCTCCTTAGCCACTTAGAACCTGTATCTATTTATAGGGTCTCAACCGCCCCTATCTGTAGGTTTTATCATCAGAGCAACTGCAATCATAGGTGACACTAATGTATATTTCAATATTAGGTGTTGCCAACAAGAGCACAAAAGATTTGAAGCGCAAATATATGTGTCCTTATCTGTAAATGATGTTGCTGGCAGGGCTGACACTTGCCTCATTGTTGTGGAATATGAATCAGCTTGAATCATGCAACCAAGCTGTGGGCGGATTCTGGGTTGATACCAAGCCAAAGTCGTCAAGTCAGCTGATAATTAAATACTTAGGGATTAAAACCATATAAAGAAGAAACAGGTTTTGAGGCTTGAAACACCCCCTTTTTAATAAGCCATTTCATTAAGTGGGAATATGTCATGTATAACTGCCATGCACCCTAACCTCCATACGGAAGATATCTACTCTGAGTTGAATCGATGTATCAAAAGAATTGTGCAAACTAGTCGTGGCTATAGCTGTACCATCAAATCTACTAACTAAGGAATATATTAATACTGATCAGATGACTGATAAACTGAACTTCTGTGCTCAGATGCTTTTTATCAATTTATTAATTAGGCCGTCCGCAATTGTTGAGAAACTCGGCTGAATTTCCTTGGCCCTGAAGAACACGACTTTACAGGCGGATGTAATTGAAGCGTATGCTCAGCAGGCCCTGAGGTTGCTGTGCAAGATCAGGATGGTGCAGCTTTAATCAGTGTCCTTGGCTGGGGGGCACTCCTGATTATCTTCCCTGTGACCGATGCGTACTCCTGCAGTAGCACGACATTGTTAATAACATCAGTAAATGGCTTCCTTCTGCACACCAATCCATTACATTGTGTCAGAAATATTGTCTTTGTAATCAGAACTGCAGATTTTTTTCTAAACCTATTAGCGTTTTGTGGGCCGTGAGATCCCTGAGGATAAATCGCTGCCGATTTCTCGTCGGCTGCACTAGAGCCGAGGATTTACAGGATCTAGCAGTTGCCATGACAACTGAATCTTGGAGGATGTACCAACAAACTGACTTGGAGGGGGAGGGTTTTATTGAATTACTGTAAGATGATTCCTAAGGtgctacaaaaaatatatattatctgaCACAGAGGAAGCATCTGCATATTCCTCTGACTTTCATAGGAAAAACTGATTGCATTGCTTTTTTTATGAgcgcttttattttttactgtctTAACAAGGTCTTAAACAAATGCTCTCATTCGTCTTTATTATGTAGTTTATTGGCCTCCAGCTGTTTCACTGCTACCTTAAAGTGTTATTTTTCACTtgcaaggctttttttttttttaaccaattcATTATTGCAGCTGttcgttatttatttttaataacgtAAAAAATAAGACAAGTGTAGGTGAGTAATGCTGCCAGTTGTATACAACTGTCTTTTGTACCCTTATAGCTATGTTAGCAATACTAGTGATGCAATGCAATACAGAAACCATAAAACCTCATAGAAACCTTTGGTTGCCCTAAGCATCATACGTCATGTGCATTCCTGGGGCTGTGGTGGAGTGAACACGCATCAGCCTCTAACAGGTTGTTGGTGTTTAACCAAGAAAAAAAAGGCGCAGGCAGACATTTACTAAATTTGGTAAGGTAACGGGGCTGAATGGAAAAGTTTCAGAGAGTTCAAAGCATGGACTTCCAGTAAATTTAGCAAAAGATTCCCCATATAGAGTTACACTGTGCTCAAGGCTGGTGGGCAGCACTGCAGTTACTCATTGTGGTCGTCAAAATGGATATTTGCTTTGAattacatttatgtatatatattttaattatacaggCCATTCACTTTCCCAGGGCCATTTCATTTCATACACTCTCTGCCTGGAATATTTCATTTCATGTCCTTCCAGTTTCCTGCAGCTAGTCACCATTGTGGGAAACCACTGGACCTGTTTTACATTGTTACCGAAGAGTAGATTGATTTATTGACTTCTCTTTATTACTGTTTTATGCACATAGCCATTTCTGAAACAAAATTGCTCCAAATGTGAGAAACAGTTAATGAAAAGATTAGCATTTCCATATGTACAATTCACAACTCATAGCACATATGGAAATAATTCGTATAACATATATAATACTAGGTTTTTGGCAGTTGCAAAATTTAGAAAAACACTTCTGTCTATATAAAGAAATTATTGCATGTCTGGATTTGTTTTATGAAATATACATTATGAAGAATTAGCTTCAGTGCTTCGGTGCTATTACTTGTTCCCACAGGAGGGCAGTGTCCATTCTCCTTTCAATTGAAAGGAATTCAATGAATAGTAATGTTCACTTCATTAGTTCAGTTCTTTTATGAaattacaacaataaaatatgtacTTTGTGGCTCAAATTTACATTTATAGGCTAATGTAATTTTGTTAACAAATGTATAATTCctacaaaatatatatcttaCTCATCATATACTATACACTTCTTTCATCCCGATTTGCCCTGATCCTGAAAACACATTGCTTGCTAAATGGTCTTGGTAGGATCTTTGGAAAGATTCAAGAAAAGTTGTAACATTTCAAAATCAGTTTATCGTCTGTCTTTCAAATTCAAGGGCATGTTAccatatgtataaatatgtataattaaatCATATCTGCTGACTTCATTGTGTAACACTGAAGACGTCTTGCAGTCTAGTGTACACTGTTCTGCAGCCCAGCTCACTcctgtccctctgtctccctcAGATTTTGACAGCCAGTGGGGACGGCACGTGTGCTCTGTGGGACGTGGAGAGCGGACAGCTGCTGCAGAGCTTCCACGGCCATGCCGCAGATGTGCTCTGCCTGGACCTGGCGCCCTCTGAGACCGGGAACACCTTTGTGTCTGGGGTAAGAGCATCCCAACACACTGCGGGCTTCACACGAAGAGCAGGAGCCGTCCAGGCAAAAGGGCTGCACTCCTTTGTGCACTCCGAGATGTCTGTCTTGCAACATCAACACGCtacagtgctgtgtgtctcCTGCATCCTCAGTTGTGTACAGTACTGTGGTTTGTTGATTACTGAGAGGGCGTTGTGAAGCAGCAGTTGTACTGTGTTCTGTCCTGCTGCAGGGCTGTGATAAGAAGGCCATGGTGTGGGACTTGCGCTCAGGACAGTGCATCCAGTCATTCGAGACACATGAGTCTGATATCAACAGTGTCAGGTGAGCGTCAAACCAGTTTTTGAAGGATCCAGCAATCTGCTGTACTTTTTGTGGATACAAGACCAACTGCTTGCGTGAACACCGTGCATCTGTCAACGCAGAATGGGGATGCAGTTAGTTTAGgggtttctcttttttttttgtttaatgtaacaGAAGAAGAACTCTATTGTCCTGAAATAATCATGTCTGTAACTATATTCCTCATGTATCCTAAGCTGAAAGGGGGAAAACCTGTTTTTATTCCAAactgataatgataatgataagtTCTTGTTTCTTCATTCTAGGTACTATCCCAGTGGAGATGCATTTGCCTCAGGTTCAGATGATGCTACTGTAAGTACTCTTTTacagataaaaataaagcagaGGACAGTTGCATTTAATACAATAGTTTTCAGCCTGCAAAGAAGAGGGATTTGAATGAATGGGTAGTGTTGTGCTGCACCATGATAGTAAGagtgaaattatttaaattaactgaaaGGTACCACACACAGTTGCAAATTAGGGGATTTAAATACTCCTGTGTTTTTTATAAAGTACGATTATTTTAAGCTCATGAAAGATGTGACATTTGTTTCCATACCATCACAGAAACATATAGGTAACCTAGAATTCTCCATCAgtaatcatttacattataaataaagtcCAATTGATCCATTattgccaaaaataaaattggAATTGACTGGGAATTCCGATTAGTTTGCGTTATCTTCTTCAAATGATGACACGCTTTTTAAATGACTTACAATTATCCTGACAAGGGAATTGTTACAAGAACAGGCAAAGAGCTAAGCtagtaattattaatatataaccTCATATGTGTCTGCTTTGATGATTCCCACAAATGttcaactgtttttattttccttttagtgCCGTCTTTATGACCTACGAGCTGACAGAGAAGTGGCTATTTACTCCAAAGAAAGTATAATTTTTGGAGCTTCGAGTGTTGACTTTTCACTCAGCGGTAAGGAGGGTGAACGGGTTTTGTGGGTTCTCTTCCAGCTGTGGAAGCAGGGGATTTCATACATTAGTACAACTGGTCTGTTTCCCAAGGAGTACCAGGTAGTAGTAGAACTTTTACATTGGATGTAATGCTAGTCAAATGCCCTCATACTCTGTATGTCCTATAGGAGGAAGTCTGTTCAGGGGGTTTGTCTCTGCTATGGCTGTTGGATCTGTGGAAGACTGACATGAGAATTAGATGACAAAATGATTGCTGCAGGTTTACAAATCCATAGTTAAAAATAGGCATAATTCTGACTTATTCAGTACATACACAAAAGGTAATTAAGGAATAGACAAATCTCACTGCACCAAGGGGAATtcagcagctttgatagagcTGAACTGAGCAATACATtagaaaaaagtatatatatatatattctcattGTTTGTCTCAGTTCAGTATTCCCCTTTGACATGttatgtgtgcatatatataaacacagacatatatccatattatatgtattatatccCTTTGAACTGTAGTATGAAAGGGATTTTTTTTACCATTGCAAAAGACTAAATAACTTAGAAAAACAGGTCCAAACAACAGTAAGCCCCAGTCCTGACAGAACAGGCTTTGAGCACTTCTGAAGAGGGCTTATTTGTCTGTGTGATTAGAAGTCAAAACTGTCTGATAGATGCAGCACTTGTTACAAAGTACATTCCTCTGGGTTAGATTAGGTATGCAGTCTGCTGTAAGTGGCATCATTTTCAAATAGCTGACTTGATAAGACCTTTTGGTGCTGTggcatttgttttcaaaattagaacatttgtatttctCTGTTGATTCTCATTGTTTATGGTACTTTTCCAACTTGGATATTGTTAAACGGACTCTTTCCAAACAGCTAGTGCAACAGTATTGTAATCCATAAAACCAATGAGGCCTTTTAATTTCTTGAAAGGAGATTATCTGTGTGTTTCAGAGTTGTTTAAAAAGTTACATTGAAAATACTTTGTTTTGTTAAGGAAGTCTAAAGTCCAAGGAAGAGCTTGTGTCAAGAAGGAATTGTCATGAATTGTCAAGCCATGTCAAATGAATGCATTTAGTTTGCTGGACAGTACACACTACAATTCATAGGCAAACTGATAAAAAgccaatatatattaaaatggaaatggttgTATTCTGTAAGTAAAAAACACAGCCTGGATTAAACCCACTGCCAATTGCAAATTCCAAACCCAATCTAGAATAGTTTGATTTCAAAGGGTAAACTCAACAATCGTCAGGAAGAAATCGTCATCAACTGGCGTGTGTGGAATTTGGGGTTGGTTGGTGACTCAGTTTAGATTTAATCTGGGCCTATATTAATAACCTGTCTAGCAACAACTATTTTGCATTCGAGTttcatgtttacattttttttttatgtttacatgTAGCTACCTGCAGGTACATGCAGTTCTTTCTTCCTTTGTTTAATAGtaaaatatatagttattttaatttatgtgaGCCTTATCATTGGTCTCAGATAAAACTttacagtatatagtatatttagTAGTATATGTGATGTGGCATTtaaggaagagggagagaactAGACAACATGCATATACCTTTTATCACCAAGTCATATAACATTCAGATGCCAGTTAGTTGGAGCAATCTTTTAACTTTCCataatttcctttaaaaaaaagttccatGACATTTGgtgcttctgtttttatttgcattaaATACTTAAAGACATTCAGATATATACATTCAATAACATGAATGCTTCATTGGCTTTACTAAAGGTCATTGGAGATGGGGTCGGGGGTTTAAATTCATAACATTAGCTTCCGTAAGTGCCTTAAAGTTTAAaggttttttaaagaaagaatgattcaattcattatgtgtgtgtgtcctaaCCTTTGATTCTGAGCCAACTATGTATGGCATTCTACAGATCAGGCCTCCTCATTTTGGTTTGTTGTGCTCCTATTCCCTGTGCCTAGGCCGCCTGCTGTTTGCTGGATACAATGATTACACTATCAATGTTTGGGATGTGCTGAAGGGGACCAGGGTCTCCATTCTGTTTGGCCACGAGAATCGAGTCAGCACTCTGCGAGTTTCCCCGGATGGCACAGCGTTCTGCTCTGGGTCATGGGACCATACTTTGAGAGTAAGGGGGTTTCCAAGTTAATTTATAAGTGAGCTAAGCAACTCCTGGGAACTCTATtcgataataaaatataaattataaccATTCCATAGTAGAAGAATAAGCAACTATCCTATTTGCCTTGATTCCAGATGATAATAATGCTGCTTTATGTAAATTGtgctttttatatttcattttcttttacagCATTTAGAGAAGTGGAAATATATTGCAATTTCATGGTAAAATATAGCTGCTgttttgttgtcattttgctgtcatgagaaatgacaatttcttctgttatatttatatttatgtaaatgtcttttttatttatttccagatCTGGGCCTAAGCTATTTTTTGAGGATTCGCCATGAATGAGAATCTGGACCCCTTGAATTCCACATTAGTCAGAATCACGCTTACTCTACAGGCGTCTCTCACCTCACCTGCATTTTTTCTATTTGGAATGTCTGAAATGTTTCTTTGGTAGGAAGTGTACTTTGTAGGAATGTAATATACAAGCAGAGATGATCTAACCCTTTATGTACATACCTGATAATGAAGGTAAACCAATAAATAGGTTAAAGTATACTTTCCCTTGCCAGACCACTTCCTTCTGTCACTTGGCAAGATTGGAGTGCATCTCTTATACAGTGTGTATCCATGTCTGAATTCAAGGACCTCTCTCTACCTTCAACATTAAATGTCAACGATTGTAATGCTGTCAATCCAATCTATTTAGCTGTAATCTGAAAACATGGTCAGAACTAAGAATGTGTGAAATTTTGACACCTGGAAATTGTGCTGGTGAGGTCACCTGACTGAAtggttattttgtttatattgcaGATAACCGTATGCACAAGAAAAGCCAGGATTACAGTGCTGTATAAAGTACTGATCTTTTTAACTGTTCTGTTATCACAACTTGACTGTTACTGGTGCTTTGTGCCCTTAAACCTGTATTGCTTTTTGTAGTCAAAAGCAGAAATTGAACAATAATCTATAGATACTGCAGgcaattatattaatatatatatatatatatatatatatatgttttctttaGACTTATAAACATCCAAACCATATCACATTTGTAACGTGCAGCTGTTCCCAGGTATCCTGCATCATCTCTTtcatacaattattgtttttaaagaatatttATGAGCATGTGACACTCAGCGATTTCTAGATGTCATGGAATGCAgtcatgtttgttttaattataattctCGCACTACAGGGTGATCAGATCctcttgatttattattttaatggtcaGAAGGCACCTTTATGTCCTGTTTGTATAACTTGACATAGGAAGCATTTCAAACTGTTCAGGTACATGAAAACAAATAGGGTTAAGTCTGCAAAGCTGTAATAAGGGCTTTTCTGAAGAGGCTCCATATGCAGCCCAATTTAAAGGG
The genomic region above belongs to Amia ocellicauda isolate fAmiCal2 chromosome 4, fAmiCal2.hap1, whole genome shotgun sequence and contains:
- the gnb5b gene encoding guanine nucleotide-binding protein subunit beta-5b, whose amino-acid sequence is MCDQTFLATNFGPCEKCGKTKPLMNIYIKTDPINYCSLCVELMATEGLQENETLASLKNESETLKSKLEEERAKLHDVELHQVADRVEALGQFVMKTRRTLKGHGNKVLCMDWCKDKRRIVSSSQDGKVIVWDAFTTNKEHAVTMPCTWVMACAYAPSGCAIACGGLDNKCSVYPLTFDKNENMAAKKKSVAMHTNYLSACSFTNSDMQILTASGDGTCALWDVESGQLLQSFHGHAADVLCLDLAPSETGNTFVSGGCDKKAMVWDLRSGQCIQSFETHESDINSVRYYPSGDAFASGSDDATCRLYDLRADREVAIYSKESIIFGASSVDFSLSGRLLFAGYNDYTINVWDVLKGTRVSILFGHENRVSTLRVSPDGTAFCSGSWDHTLRIWA